Proteins found in one Mangifera indica cultivar Alphonso chromosome 15, CATAS_Mindica_2.1, whole genome shotgun sequence genomic segment:
- the LOC123197905 gene encoding LOW QUALITY PROTEIN: LRR receptor-like serine/threonine-protein kinase RPK2 (The sequence of the model RefSeq protein was modified relative to this genomic sequence to represent the inferred CDS: inserted 1 base in 1 codon): protein MVSFLSSVIKWHFFDKRLCPLLLLFLSLLCFTCNGVVLAGFDDKSVLVQFKNSLSDPSGFLSNWNLENSNDSNHCSWFGVLCDSNSRVVSLNISGGGKQGNLSETDDGFQFSCSDYAQFPIEGFGIRRNCEGVRGKLSGKLLSAIADLTELRILSLPFNGLHGEISKEIWGMKNLEVLDLEGNLLNGSLPFSFPGLKKLRVLNLGFNRIAGEIPASFSDFESLEVLNLAGNQVNGTVPAFVGRLRGVYLSFNKLGGSVPSEIGENCGNLQHLDLSGNYLVGGIPQSLGMCFQLRSLLLNSNMLEEVIPAELGMLQNLEVLDVSRNSLSGPIPVEVGNCSKLTVLVLSNLFDPFGNVGSTRGDSPVEQSTSMNDNFNFFQGGFPEAVTSLPNLRILWAPRATLEGKLPSNWGTCDNLEMLNFGHNFFTGEIPGALGHCKKLHFLDLSSNQLTGELSEELPVPCTTLFDVSGNTLSGSIPTFHSRACHPVPYLRGNLFESYDPPTAYLSFLTNKAQAATPLSLLGGDNVLAIFHNFGVNNFTGSLPSMPIAPGRLGKQTAYAFFAGENKLSGPFPGHLFEQCDRLSTIMVNVSNNELSGQVPDDIGTMCKSLKFLDASGNQIVGPLPRGVGELMSLVALNLSWNFMHDQIPTSLGQIKSLKYLSLAGNKLTGSIPSSLGQLQLLEVLDLSSNSLTGVIPNDLENLRSLTALLLNNNNLSGKIPSGLANVSTLSAFNVSFNNLSGPLPLSTNLTKCNSVLGNPFLHPCQVFSLTVPSSDIQGAGDPQNSAAAPVGSPVSSGGHGFNSIEIASIASASAIVSVLLALIVLFFYTRRWNPQSKIGSTRKEVTIFTDIGVPVTFENVVQATGNFNASNCIGNGGFGATYKAEISPGALVAIKRLAVGRFQGIQQFHAEIKTLGRLRHPNLVTLIGYHASETEMFLIYNYLPGGNLENFIQERSTRAVDWRILHKIALDVARALAYLHDQCVPRXLHRDVKPSNILLDDDFNAYLSDFGLARLLGTSETHATTGVAGTFGYVAPEYAMTCRVSDKADVYSYGVVLLELLSDKKALDPSFSSFGNGFNIVAWGCMLLRQGCAKEFFTSGLWDAGPHDDLVEVLHLAVVCTVDSLSTRPTMRQVVRRLKQLQPPSF, encoded by the exons ATggtttcttttctctcttcagtgATCAAATGGCATTTTTTTGACAAACGACTCTGCCCTCTTCTTCTCTTGTTCCTTTCACTGCTCTGCTTTACTTGTAACGGTGTCGTTTTAGCTGGTTTCGATGATAAATCCGTCCTCGTTCAGTTCAAAAACTCACTGTCCGACCCATCAGGCTTCCTCTCCAACTGGAATCTGGAAAATAGCAACGACTCCAATCACTGCTCATGGTTTGGCGTTTTATGTGACTCTAATTCTCGTGTCGTTTCGCTCAACATTTCGGGGGGTGGCAAACAAGGTAATTTAAGTGAAACTGACGATGGGTTTCAATTTTCGTGTTCTGATTATGCTCAGTTTCCGATTGAAGGGTTTGGTATTAGGAGAAATTGTGAGGGTGTTAGAGGAAAATTGAGTGGAAAATTGTTGTCTGCTATTGCTGATCTTACTGAACTTAGAATTTTGTCTCTTCCATTTAATGGGTTACATGGTGaaatttctaaagaaatttggggcaTGAAAAATTTGGAAGTTCTCGATCTAGAAGGCAATTTGTTGAATGGATCTCTACCTTTTTCGTTTCCCGGGCTAAAAAAATTGAGGGTGCTTAATTTGGGGTTTAATAGAATAGCTGGTGAGATACCGGCTTCATTCTCAGATTTTGAGAGTTTGGAAGTGTTAAATTTGGCTGGTAATCAGGTGAATGGAACAGTACCTGCCTTTGTTGGAAGGTTGAGAGGGGTCTATTTGTCATTTAATAAGCTCGGTGGGTCTGTGCCGAGTGAAATTGGAGAGAATTGTGGCAACCTTCAGCATTTGGATTTGTCAGGGAATTACTTGGTTGGTGGAATTCCTCAGAGTTTGGGAATGTGTTTTCAGTTGCGATCCTTGTTGCTGAATTCCAATATGTTGGAGGAAGTTATTCCAGCTGAATTAGGCATGCTTCAGAATCTTGAAGTATTAGATGTGTCAAGGAATAGTCTTAGTGGCCCGATACCTGTTGAGGTTGGAAACTGTTCCAAATTGACTGTTCTTGTGCTTTCAAATCTATTTGACCCATTTGGCAATGTTGGGAGTACAAGAGGGGATTCTCCAGTCGAGCAATCGACTTCAATGAATgacaattttaacttttttcaagGTGGATTTCCGGAGGCAGTTACCTCTCTTCCAAACTTGAGGATATTGTGGGCACCACGGGCAACACTTGAGGGCAAGTTACCAAGCAATTGGGGTACTTGTGACAACTTGGAGATGCTTAATTTTGGGCACAATTTTTTCACAGGAGAGATTCCTGGTGCACTTGGTCACTGcaaaaaactgcattttcttGACTTGAGCTCAAATCAGCTCACTGGAGAGCTTTCTGAGGAACTCCCAGTCCCTTGTACAACTCTCTTCGATGTCAGTGGAAACACCCTGTCAGGTTCAATTCCAACATTTCATAGTAGGGCCTGTCATCCAGTGCCTTACTTAAGGGGGAACCTCTTTGAAAGCTATGACCCACCTACAgcatatttatcatttttaacaaACAAAGCTCAAGCTGCAACTCCTTTGTCATTACTTGGAGGAGATAATGTTCTTGCAATATTTCACAATTTTGGAGTAAATAATTTCACTGGCAGTCTACCGTCCATGCCAATCGCACCTGGAAGATTAGGGAAGCAAACTGCATATGCATTTTTTGCAGGAGAAAACAAACTTAGTGGACCATTCCCAGGGCACCTGTTTGAGCAATGTGATAGATTGAGCACAATAATGGTCAATGTTAGCAACAATGAATTGTCTGGTCAGGTTCCAGATGACATTGGTACTATGTGTAAATCTCTTAAATTTCTGGATGCTTCGGGAAATCAGATTGTTGGGCCCCTTCCCCGTGGTGTTGGGGAATTGATGTCCCTTGTTGCTCTTAATTTGAGTTGGAACTTTATGCATGACCAGATTCCCACTAGTCTTGGGCAGATAAAGAGTCTAAAGTATCTTTCTTTGGCTGGTAATAAACTCACTGGCTCTATACCTTCCAGTCTGGGTCAGTTGCAGTTATTGGAAGTGCTGGATCTTTCTTCGAATTCTCTCACTGGTGTGATCCCAAATGATCTTGAGAACTTGAGAAGTTTGACTGCTCTTCTTCTCAACAATAATAATCTCTCTGGGAAGATTCCCTCTGGATTGGCAAATGTGTCTACTCTGTCAGCATTCAATGTGTCCTTTAATAACTTGTCTGGGCCATTGCCCTTAAGTACTAATTTGACAAAGTGCAATAGTGTTCTTGGAAACCCTTTTCTACATCCTTGCCAGGTTTTTTCCCTCACAGTTCCATCTTCAGATATTCAGGGAGCTGGGGATCCACAGAATTCTGCTGCAGCTCCTGTAGGAAGCCCAGTAAGTAGTGGTGGCCATGGCTTCAATTCAATTGAGATAGCATCCATTGCATCTGCATCGGCTATTGTGTCAGTTCTTTTGGCTCTCATTGTGTTATTCTTCTACACCAGAAGATGGAATCCACAATCCAAAATAGGTTCTACCAGGAAGGAAGTAACAATTTTCACAGACATTGGAGTTCCAGTGACATTTGAGAATGTTGTACAGGCCACAGGAAATTTCAATGCAAGCAACTGCATTGGGAATGGAGGTTTTGGGGCAACTTATAAGGCCGAAATCTCACCAGGAGCCTTAGTGGCCATAAAACGGCTTGCTGTTGGACGGTTTCAAGGGATTCAACAGTTCCATGCAGAAATCAAAACCCTAGGAAGGCTTCGGCATCCAAATTTGGTCACCTTAATTGGTTATCATGCCAGTGAAACTGAAATGTTTCTTATTTACAATTATTTGCCAGGGGgtaatttggaaaattttatcCAGGAAAGATCCACAAGGGCTGTGGATTGGAGGATACTTCACAAGATTGCTCTGGATGTTGCCCGTGCTCTTGCCTACCTTCACGATCAGTGTGTACCAC GTCTCCATCGTGATGTCAAGCCCAGCAATATCCTGTTGGATGATGATTTCAATGCTTATTTATCTGACTTTGGCTTGGCAAGGCTTCTAGGCACTTCAGAAACCCATGCCACTACAGGAGTAGCTGGTACTTTTGGTTATGTTGCCCCAGAATATGCAATGACTTGCCGGGTTTCTGATAAGGCTGATGTTTACAGTTATGGGGTTGTACTTCTTGAGCTACTTTCAGACAAGAAAGCTCTAGATCCTTCATTTTCCTCATTTGGAAATGGTTTCAACATAGTTGCATGGGGTTGCATGCTCTTGCGACAAGGCTGTGCCAAGGAGTTTTTCACTTCAGGATTATGGGACGCAGGTCCTCACGATGATTTGGTAGAGGTTTTACACTTAGCAGTTGTATGCACAGTTGATTCTCTTTCAACCAGGCCAACGATGAGACAAGTTGTAAGGCGGCTGAAGCAACTCCAACCTCCTTCATTCTAG